The bacterium genomic interval TGGCTTGCCTTAATATCTGGTATATCCATTGTATCAATGACACTTATCCCAACATTGCTTGGCCTTTTTTCTGGAAGATACTTGATTACAAGAGGAAAGAGAAGTCTCCTTAAGGCTTCTTATATAAGCCTTGGAATTCTCATTCTTATTATTGTATTTTTTAGTAGAAATCAGACATTTAATGTATCTGCAAATTGGGTTGACTGGCAAAGTGGGAACACATTCTCTTTTTTTGAAAACCCATTCTTTATATTCTGGCTTATTCTCACAATTATCTTTTGGGGTTCATTATTTATTCTTTATATATGGATAAGGAAGAAATCAAAAGATGTCTCTTTTATTTGAAAAAGGCAATATTGGAAGCCTTATTTTAAAAAACAGGATAGTAAAATCAGCAACCCTGGAGAATATGGCAAATTCTGATGGATTGCCGACAGATGATACCCTAAATTTTTATGAAAGCCTTGCAAGTGGTGGGAGCGGGCTTATCATTACAGGATATGCCTATGTAAATAAGAATGGGAAATCTTTCCTATTCCAGAATGGATGTCATAATGATGATATAATTCCAGAATGGCAAAGGATTATTGATGTAGTGCATAAAAATGGAGCAAAGATTGCTATGGAGATTGTCCATGGTGGTCGCCAAATAAACTCAAGGTTATTTAAAAGAAAACCAATGGCTGCCTCAAGATTTCCCAATTTCTTCTATTTTTCTATTAGCTTATCTATGACAGAAAAAGAGATTGAACAAACAATAGAGGATTTTGGGAAAGCGGCTTCAAGGGCAAAGAAGGCTGGATTTGATGCTGTTCAAATACATGCTGCACATGGATACCTTATAGCAAACTTTCTCTCACCCCTTACAAATCGTCGTTCTGATAAGTGGGGAAAGGACAGATTTCTCTTTCTGGAGAAGGTTTATATGGCTATAAGAGAAGCTGTTGGCAAAAATTTCCCCATTCTTTGCAAGTTAAATGTAGATGATTTTGTTGGATTTGGGATTACAGAAAGATGTAGCTTTTTATATGCCAAAAGATTAGAGGAGTTAGAACTTGATGGTTTGGAGATTAGTGGAGGAATCCTTGAGACAACATTCAATATGAGTATGGGAGAGATACCAGTAGATATTATGTGTCGTAATCGGGGTATGCTTGAAAAGATATATCTTACAACATTCCTTAATATTCAAAAGCTCTGGACAGGTTTCAAAGAAGCCTATTTTTTGGAATATGCAAAAAGGCTAAAGCCATCCCTTAAGATTCCTTTAATCCTTGTTGGTGGAATTAGAAAGAAGAAGACAGCAGAGACTATTTTGGAAAATAAACATTCAGATTTTGTTTCAATGGCAAGGGCTCTTATCTGTGAACCAGACCTTCCAAAAAAATGGGAGGAGAATACACAAGATTCTGCAAGATGTTTATCCTGTAACCTTTGTATTGGCGAGGTTGAGCAGGGAAATAAAACAAAATGCTATAAATTTTGGCAAAATAATTGAATTATGGAGGTGTTAATATGGTTCAATTAGACATTCCAGCGGCATTTGCAGTGAGTCAATTTTTTGTTGACCTTGCAAGGAAGAAAATTAAAAGAGAGGCAGAGAAGGAAGGGAATAAAAAACCTGCTATTTACTACCAATATTTATTCTATTCTCTCTTCTTTGCAGCAATAGTCATTGTGCCAGCAGGTTTATACCTTTTGGCAGGATGGCCTGGTTGGGAGCAGATTTATTGGAGCAAGAGGTTTGAAAATCTTATCCATACAGGATTATTTAACCCTCTCCTTCCAACGCTATTTGTTCTCTTTATCGTTTTAGGAGGCTATCTTGGATTTGTCCTTGCCTACCATTGGGTTGTAACGGGAAAGGAGAGGTTTTTAAGACCAACATATATTGGTGTTTTACTAATATCAGCCCTGATAGTCATTATATGCTACCCATCCTTTTTCTTGGTTGGAACATACGACCAATACCACAACCTTAATGGACAAACAAGAGCGTCAATGGCAAAGGTATGGGAGAATCCATTTCACTTTGGCTCTGCATGGATTGGTGTTATGGTCTATTTCACAATCTCTATAATCTATATGATTATAAAAATAAGGAGGGAGGTAAAGGAGTAAAGAAATGGAAAAGGTTGTTGTAGTTTCCGATCTTCATCTTGGAGAAGAAGGTTGTAGTTTAAGAGATGAGGCAATTGTTTCCTCTTTTATTGAGGAGCTAAAAGCACAAGGCGAAATTGACCAATTTATTTTGCTTGGAGACATCCTTGATTTATCTATGGGGGGATTTTCTAAGGCAACAGAAGATGCAAAGCCTTTTTTTGAAGCTATATTAGGGGTTGATATAAAAGAGATACTTTATCTTCCAGGAAACCATGACCACCACCTTTGGGTATTAGAAGCAGAGCATAGGGATATTATTCAGAAGATAAGAAATGGAGGAATTCCGGAAAGCCCTAATTATATTAGAGAGTTCAAAGGAAAGGAAACATTTATTTCGGGAATTTTTCCAGATTCTATGAAGGATAAGCTAATTGTTAAGTATCCAAACCACATAGCAAAGGTAAAGGAAAAAAGGTATTTCTTTCACCATGGCCATTATCTAAGCACAGAGGGAACCTTAATCTGCAACATAGACGAAGCCTTGAAAAAATGCGACTCCCTTAATGATTTTGAGCTTGAAAACTCTCCCATCCATGAGCTTATCCAGTATTCATTAGAACAAGCACCCCATATGAAAGAGAAGATAAAAGAGGCTTGGAAGGGGGGTGGAGAACAGCTTGCTATGTTTACTGTAATTGATGAGATGCTTGATTCATTTAAAAAATGGCAATATTTCTTCTCTCCATTAATCCGTTTCTTTCTTATAATAAATCTTATAAAGCCAAAGCCCATTAGGGGAACAAAGATTGATAACAAGATGATAGAGAGGATAGAGAATTACATAAAATTGAGCGAAGAAACCTGTGATTGCTTTGTTTTTGGCCATACACATATTCCAGAGGGAAAGATAAAAAATAGCCTCATCATCGCAAACGCAGGTTCTTGGCTCAACGAAGGAGACGGTGCATCCAATTCATATATTGTGATTGATGATAAGGTTACAATTAAAAAACTTGGGATAAAAGAGTCAATATGGATGTAATTAAAGATATTAATCTTAACAGCCTTCCTCGCCTTGAAAGGCTAAGGGAGATTCATTTTAACACAAAGCCTGAAATATGTGTTGAGATTGCAAAATTGCTTACAGATTTTATGAAAAAGAAAGGCATAAAGCCAGAGGATGGAATATCTGAAAAGATGGCTTCCGAAAGGCTTAAATATATCCTGGAGAATAAAAAGGCACTAATTGATGATTTAAGTCTGTTGGCTGGGACAACGACAACAAAGATAAAAGGTGTTCCTATATATCCCCAGTTTATGGGTCAAGCTATATGGCCTGAGCTTGAGACAATAAGTATAAGAAAGAAAAACCCATTTGGTATTACAAAAGAAAAGATTAATGTTTTAAATCAAGATGTATTTCCCTATTGGATGGATGGAACAATTCAGGAGGTTTGTAGAAAAGATTACAATAATCCAAAAAGCTTACAGATAATGGAGCGCATTGTATTCTTCCTTGCATCAAAGGCACATGCTATTTCCCATACCATCCCAGATTATGAGAGGGTGGTAAAAGAAGGGCTTTCTGGAATACTTAAGGAAATGGAGGGAAAAACAGGCGATTTTTATACAGCAGCAAGATTGGCAATTGATGGGGTAAGTGCCTACGCACAAAATCTAAGCCAAGAGGCAGAAAATCTGGCTAAAAATACCGCTGATTCCCAAAGGAAAGAAGAGCTTTTGAATATAAGCCGAATATGCAAGAAGGTTCCAAGAGAAAAATCAGAGACCTTACAGGAGGCATTGCAGGCAATCTGGATATGCCATATTGCCCTACATCAAGAGCATACAAACATTGCATTAAGCTTGGGAAGGCTTGATAAGATGCTTTCTCCTTTTTATAAACAAGGCAAGGAAAAAGAGGCAATTGAGCTTCTTGGATGCTTCTTTTTAAAGCTTGCTGACCATGTTCCAATGAATGCAGAGACAGGGGAGGAGCTATTTGGTGGAAGTGGCTCAAATCAGGCAATCACCATTGGAGGGATTACAGAAGATGGAAATGACGGCGTAAATGAAATGACCTATCTTATCCTCAAAACAATTGAATTGCTAAAGGTAAGGGATCCAAATCTAAATGCAAGATACAATCCAGATAAAAATCCTAGAGAATACCTAAAAAGGCTCTGTAGGGTTAACATAAACACAAGGGCAACACCCTGCTTTCATAATGATATTCCTGTTATTGAGGCCCTTGTTAAGCAAGGGTATTCATTAGAGGATGCAAGGGATTATGCAATTGTTGGCTGCGTTGAGCCAATTGCACCTGGAAAAACCTTTGGCCATACAGGTGCAATTCTTCTAAATCTTACAGCTTGCCTTGAGATGGCTCTATTCTCTGGGAAACATAGGTTAACTGAGGATGAGCAATTTGGACCTAAAACCAAAGAGCCAAAAGAGATAAAATCCTTTGATGAATTCCTTAATGTATTTAAAGAGCAAACAATATTTCTTATTGAGCAAAGCGTTCTGATAAATAATTCTCTTGGAAAGACGCACCTTAAGGTAAATCCCTTGCCTTTTCTTTCAACATTAACCGATGGCTGCATTGAAAAAGGAATGGATGTTCTAGAAGCTTCCGCAAAATACAATTCATCTGGTGTTGCCATTATTGGGCTTTCTGAGGTTGTTGATTCTTTATGTGCAATAAAGGAATTTGTATTTGATAAGAGAAATATAAGCTTTGAGACTTTGATAGATGCAATAAATAAAAATTGGGATGGATATGAGGTTTTAAGGCAAAAAATTCTCAATTCTGGGAATAAATTTGGAACACAAAGCAGAGAGGCATTTGATATGACACAAGAAATTATATGCCTTCTCCATAATGAGTATCAAAAAAGGGAAAATTATAGGGGAGGTAGGTATGTTGTAGGATATTGGACAATGACAATCCATGCAGGCTTGGGGGTTTTAACATCTGCCTTGCCATCTGGAAGAAAAAATAAGGAGGTATTGCCTTCTGGAATAACGCCTGTATCTGGTTCTGCACTAGAATTGCTTGATGTTTTACACTTTGTGGCAGGTCTTTCTCACGATAAAATTGCCAATGGCCATGCCCTGAACCTAAAATTTACCCCAGGAGAGAATATGTTGGATAATTTTACAGCAACAATTGAAGGATATATGAAAAAGGGTGGAATGCAGGTTCAATGCAATATCATAGATAAGAAGACCCTTGAAGAGGCAAAGGAACACCCA includes:
- a CDS encoding pyruvate formate lyase family protein — encoded protein: MDVIKDINLNSLPRLERLREIHFNTKPEICVEIAKLLTDFMKKKGIKPEDGISEKMASERLKYILENKKALIDDLSLLAGTTTTKIKGVPIYPQFMGQAIWPELETISIRKKNPFGITKEKINVLNQDVFPYWMDGTIQEVCRKDYNNPKSLQIMERIVFFLASKAHAISHTIPDYERVVKEGLSGILKEMEGKTGDFYTAARLAIDGVSAYAQNLSQEAENLAKNTADSQRKEELLNISRICKKVPREKSETLQEALQAIWICHIALHQEHTNIALSLGRLDKMLSPFYKQGKEKEAIELLGCFFLKLADHVPMNAETGEELFGGSGSNQAITIGGITEDGNDGVNEMTYLILKTIELLKVRDPNLNARYNPDKNPREYLKRLCRVNINTRATPCFHNDIPVIEALVKQGYSLEDARDYAIVGCVEPIAPGKTFGHTGAILLNLTACLEMALFSGKHRLTEDEQFGPKTKEPKEIKSFDEFLNVFKEQTIFLIEQSVLINNSLGKTHLKVNPLPFLSTLTDGCIEKGMDVLEASAKYNSSGVAIIGLSEVVDSLCAIKEFVFDKRNISFETLIDAINKNWDGYEVLRQKILNSGNKFGTQSREAFDMTQEIICLLHNEYQKRENYRGGRYVVGYWTMTIHAGLGVLTSALPSGRKNKEVLPSGITPVSGSALELLDVLHFVAGLSHDKIANGHALNLKFTPGENMLDNFTATIEGYMKKGGMQVQCNIIDKKTLEEAKEHPEKFPPLLVRVSGYTAYFQDLNPYMQDEIIKRQEYGLVI
- a CDS encoding metallophosphoesterase, which translates into the protein MEKVVVVSDLHLGEEGCSLRDEAIVSSFIEELKAQGEIDQFILLGDILDLSMGGFSKATEDAKPFFEAILGVDIKEILYLPGNHDHHLWVLEAEHRDIIQKIRNGGIPESPNYIREFKGKETFISGIFPDSMKDKLIVKYPNHIAKVKEKRYFFHHGHYLSTEGTLICNIDEALKKCDSLNDFELENSPIHELIQYSLEQAPHMKEKIKEAWKGGGEQLAMFTVIDEMLDSFKKWQYFFSPLIRFFLIINLIKPKPIRGTKIDNKMIERIENYIKLSEETCDCFVFGHTHIPEGKIKNSLIIANAGSWLNEGDGASNSYIVIDDKVTIKKLGIKESIWM
- a CDS encoding NADH:flavin oxidoreductase; amino-acid sequence: MSLLFEKGNIGSLILKNRIVKSATLENMANSDGLPTDDTLNFYESLASGGSGLIITGYAYVNKNGKSFLFQNGCHNDDIIPEWQRIIDVVHKNGAKIAMEIVHGGRQINSRLFKRKPMAASRFPNFFYFSISLSMTEKEIEQTIEDFGKAASRAKKAGFDAVQIHAAHGYLIANFLSPLTNRRSDKWGKDRFLFLEKVYMAIREAVGKNFPILCKLNVDDFVGFGITERCSFLYAKRLEELELDGLEISGGILETTFNMSMGEIPVDIMCRNRGMLEKIYLTTFLNIQKLWTGFKEAYFLEYAKRLKPSLKIPLILVGGIRKKKTAETILENKHSDFVSMARALICEPDLPKKWEENTQDSARCLSCNLCIGEVEQGNKTKCYKFWQNN